Proteins encoded in a region of the Elizabethkingia bruuniana genome:
- a CDS encoding class I SAM-dependent methyltransferase — protein MEEIYKPERVKQLFNQMSDTYERMNFITSFGFSIRWRKQFLEKLKSSKDSLQVLDLLSGLGENWSYLKNKFPNAAFSALDFSEQMVLKSEQKSRKIFNQNFKQYCEDVLENTLPSEAYDVVSCAYGMKTFNQQQLEILSKELYRIMKPGGVFSFVEVSKPNNKILYSFYKLYLKRIIPILGKLFLGNPNDYKMLWVYTERFENSKKVKEIFEKQGFEIHYENYFFGCASGISGRKQ, from the coding sequence TTGGAGGAAATCTATAAACCTGAGCGGGTTAAACAACTTTTTAATCAAATGTCGGATACGTACGAGAGGATGAATTTTATTACATCCTTTGGGTTTTCTATTCGATGGAGAAAACAATTTTTAGAGAAGTTAAAATCATCCAAAGATTCGCTGCAGGTTTTAGATTTACTATCAGGGCTTGGTGAGAACTGGAGTTATCTTAAAAACAAATTTCCTAATGCGGCGTTCTCGGCATTAGATTTTTCGGAGCAAATGGTTCTGAAGTCAGAACAGAAATCTCGCAAGATATTTAACCAGAACTTTAAGCAATATTGCGAAGATGTATTGGAAAATACACTTCCTTCAGAGGCCTATGATGTCGTTTCGTGTGCATACGGAATGAAAACATTTAACCAACAACAACTTGAAATTCTTTCTAAAGAATTATATAGAATAATGAAACCTGGGGGTGTATTTAGCTTTGTAGAGGTATCAAAACCAAATAATAAAATTCTTTATAGCTTTTATAAACTTTATTTGAAGAGGATAATCCCAATACTGGGAAAACTTTTTCTGGGAAACCCTAATGATTATAAAATGCTTTGGGTTTATACTGAGAGATTTGAAAATAGCAAAAAAGTTAAAGAAATATTTGAGAAGCAAGGATTTGAAATTCATTATGAAAATTATTTCTTTGGTTGTGCCTCTGGAATTAGCGGAAGAAAACAATAG
- a CDS encoding gamma carbonic anhydrase family protein, with translation MALIKELLGKTPEFGENVYLAETATIIGDVKMGKDCSVWFNAVIRGDVNSIRIGNQVNIQDNAMIHCTFEKTETIIGDNVSIGHNAIVHGCQVHDNVLIGMGAIVMDDCVVENNSIVAAGAVVTQGTHIKAGEIWAGVPAKRIKSVSVDLLEGEIHRISNNYIKYSSWYKEGGE, from the coding sequence ATGGCTTTAATAAAAGAATTACTGGGGAAAACACCAGAGTTTGGAGAGAATGTTTATCTGGCAGAAACTGCAACGATAATTGGTGATGTTAAAATGGGGAAAGACTGCAGTGTATGGTTTAATGCAGTTATTAGAGGAGATGTAAACAGTATAAGAATCGGTAATCAGGTGAATATCCAAGATAATGCAATGATTCACTGTACTTTCGAAAAGACTGAAACTATAATTGGAGACAACGTTTCTATTGGCCATAATGCGATTGTTCACGGGTGTCAGGTACATGATAATGTTCTTATTGGGATGGGGGCTATTGTAATGGACGATTGTGTCGTAGAAAATAATTCGATTGTTGCAGCCGGAGCAGTTGTTACTCAAGGGACACATATTAAAGCCGGAGAAATCTGGGCCGGAGTACCAGCGAAAAGAATAAAATCGGTTTCTGTAGACTTGCTGGAAGGAGAGATTCACAGAATATCGAATAACTATATTAAATACTCTTCTTGGTATAAAGAAGGCGGAGAATAA
- a CDS encoding NifU family protein, which yields MYQILIEPTENPKVLKFVAGHTLIEGSLELDRNSDISEIPVAQELFNYPFITRIFITANFIAVAKEDTVEWDVVAQSLKNVIEDQLLAYPKIFLPKKKEQYTLYAEMTPNPAVMKFVSNKILLEGFLEVRTPEEATDIPLAKTVFEKLDYVKEIFISDNFVALTKTDNVQWHEVMMDARGFIADYLQNGNPISNVPAHQHENPVQKIINRDYTDDEQKISDILNEYVSPAVENDGGKISLIEYDKESKTARMLLQGACSGCPSSTATLKNGIEGILKQFVPELVNNVEAVNG from the coding sequence ATGTATCAAATCTTAATAGAACCTACTGAAAATCCAAAAGTCCTAAAGTTTGTCGCTGGACATACTTTAATTGAAGGCTCTTTGGAACTGGATAGAAACTCTGATATTTCAGAGATCCCTGTTGCACAGGAATTATTCAACTATCCGTTTATCACCCGTATCTTTATTACTGCTAATTTTATTGCGGTAGCTAAAGAAGATACTGTTGAGTGGGATGTTGTAGCTCAAAGCCTTAAAAATGTAATTGAAGATCAGTTACTGGCTTATCCAAAAATCTTTTTACCAAAGAAAAAAGAACAGTATACATTATATGCTGAGATGACTCCAAATCCTGCGGTAATGAAGTTTGTTTCCAACAAAATTTTACTGGAAGGCTTTCTGGAAGTACGCACACCTGAAGAGGCTACAGATATTCCTTTAGCTAAAACAGTCTTTGAAAAACTGGATTACGTAAAGGAAATTTTCATCAGTGATAACTTTGTAGCACTTACCAAAACGGATAATGTACAATGGCATGAGGTAATGATGGATGCACGTGGCTTTATTGCAGATTACCTTCAGAACGGTAACCCTATCAGCAATGTTCCTGCACATCAGCATGAAAATCCGGTACAAAAAATCATTAACCGTGATTATACTGACGATGAACAAAAAATCAGTGATATCCTAAATGAATATGTATCTCCTGCAGTAGAAAATGATGGTGGAAAAATTTCTTTAATTGAATATGATAAAGAAAGCAAAACTGCAAGAATGTTATTACAGGGAGCATGTAGCGGCTGTCCTTCTTCTACAGCAACATTGAAAAACGGTATTGAAGGAATTCTGAAACAATTTGTTCCTGAGCTTGTGAACAATGTTGAAGCTGTTAACGGATAA
- the hemH gene encoding ferrochelatase, with product MSNPQTSNIKKGILLVNLGSPKSTSVKDVTEYLDEFLMDERVIDTRWLFRSLLVQGIILKTRPKKSAEAYKTVWTDQGSPLIVISEQIQKKLQQVVDVPVALGMRYAQPSIEKGIQDLVDKGVNEIILFPLYPQYAMSTTETVSVKAEEVRKKKFPDVKIKYVKPFYNRDIYIDALAGSIRKQLPEKFDKLQFSYHGVPERHIYKTDPTKTCNLENCRAEGPHHFNEYCYLNHCYETTRLVREKLGLAEDKVILTFQSRLGKDPWIQPYTDATLESLPKQGVKDLAVVCPAFVSDCLETLEEISEEGKEIFEHAGGKSFSYIPCLNDNDEWIQVMKKLCEELY from the coding sequence GTGAGTAACCCTCAGACTTCAAATATTAAAAAAGGAATTTTACTGGTTAACCTTGGTTCTCCCAAATCCACATCCGTAAAAGATGTAACAGAATATCTTGATGAATTTCTGATGGATGAAAGGGTAATTGATACCAGATGGCTGTTCAGATCTCTATTGGTACAAGGAATTATTCTGAAAACCCGTCCAAAAAAGTCCGCAGAAGCTTACAAAACAGTCTGGACCGATCAAGGGTCACCGTTGATTGTAATCTCAGAACAGATACAAAAAAAACTTCAGCAGGTAGTAGATGTTCCTGTAGCATTGGGGATGCGTTACGCACAACCCTCTATTGAAAAAGGAATTCAGGATCTTGTAGATAAAGGAGTAAACGAAATCATTCTTTTCCCTTTATATCCACAATATGCTATGAGTACTACCGAAACCGTTAGTGTAAAAGCTGAAGAGGTAAGAAAGAAAAAATTCCCTGATGTAAAGATTAAGTATGTAAAACCTTTTTACAACCGCGATATTTACATTGATGCTCTTGCTGGCAGTATCAGAAAGCAATTGCCTGAGAAGTTTGATAAACTTCAGTTTTCTTATCATGGTGTACCTGAAAGACATATTTATAAAACAGATCCTACAAAAACCTGTAATCTGGAGAACTGCAGAGCTGAAGGACCTCATCATTTCAATGAATACTGCTATCTGAATCATTGCTATGAAACGACCCGTTTAGTCCGTGAAAAATTAGGATTAGCTGAGGACAAAGTAATCCTTACTTTCCAGTCACGATTGGGAAAAGATCCATGGATTCAGCCTTATACAGATGCTACTTTGGAAAGTCTTCCTAAGCAGGGAGTAAAAGATTTAGCTGTTGTATGTCCGGCTTTTGTTTCAGACTGCCTGGAGACGCTTGAAGAAATTTCTGAAGAAGGAAAAGAAATCTTCGAACATGCCGGCGGAAAATCCTTCTCCTATATTCCTTGTTTAAATGACAATGATGAATGGATACAGGTCATGAAAAAACTCTGTGAAGAATTATATTAA
- a CDS encoding M24 family metallopeptidase — protein MRTTMSIPTPLSFAERDRRWQLARKIMKNNNLDTLIIYGDRESAAPAPFCIDHYFTNDRLGSVVIFHKEEKPVVVTFAPMMIADHMQAMSRGDQQWISPEQIYVGKTGEYIGQVLKNIGLGEAPQIGIIGLEPYPPFYFDGALPHRTWKGITAVFPKAVLKPVFLDFFKLASVKSEEELSLIRYAAHIGEEMSEAMRKTIKPGVSEAEVAAVITATCISMGGFTAEILLGSGAEYFGWGPPAWQYRSQAPRIIQEGDIVLSEIFALYGMYETQHQAAVAVGKVHPDIERAAEVARECYEIGVENLKEGVTFGEVIDAMEKPLLAAKGWHVHPLIHSINPYGPIGFGTAPGIESLQQAGNYGNVGRLPNPGRNIVLREGMCFAFEPNCAFGNYLANIGGTVIVGRDKGIELNSNSTFLMRADY, from the coding sequence ATGAGAACAACAATGTCAATTCCTACACCTTTATCTTTTGCAGAACGTGATCGCCGCTGGCAGCTGGCGAGAAAAATTATGAAAAATAATAATCTGGATACACTGATTATTTATGGAGATCGCGAGTCTGCGGCTCCGGCACCTTTTTGTATTGATCATTATTTTACAAACGATCGCCTGGGGTCAGTTGTAATATTTCATAAGGAAGAAAAACCAGTAGTTGTAACTTTCGCACCCATGATGATAGCAGATCATATGCAGGCCATGTCGCGTGGGGACCAGCAGTGGATATCCCCTGAACAGATTTATGTAGGCAAAACCGGAGAATATATCGGACAGGTATTGAAGAATATTGGACTTGGTGAAGCTCCACAAATTGGTATTATAGGATTAGAGCCATATCCGCCATTTTATTTTGACGGAGCATTACCACACCGTACATGGAAAGGTATAACAGCGGTTTTTCCTAAAGCAGTATTAAAACCGGTATTCTTAGATTTTTTCAAACTTGCATCCGTGAAAAGTGAAGAAGAACTTTCGTTGATAAGATATGCTGCACATATAGGTGAAGAAATGAGTGAGGCAATGCGAAAAACAATAAAGCCGGGAGTAAGCGAGGCTGAAGTTGCCGCAGTCATTACAGCAACCTGTATTTCTATGGGAGGTTTTACCGCAGAAATTTTGTTAGGTTCAGGGGCTGAATATTTTGGATGGGGCCCACCAGCGTGGCAATACCGTTCGCAGGCTCCAAGAATTATACAGGAAGGAGATATTGTACTGTCTGAGATATTTGCACTATATGGTATGTACGAAACTCAGCACCAGGCTGCAGTTGCAGTTGGGAAAGTTCATCCGGATATAGAGAGGGCAGCTGAGGTAGCCCGGGAATGTTATGAAATAGGTGTAGAAAACCTAAAAGAAGGTGTTACTTTCGGAGAAGTAATCGATGCGATGGAGAAACCTTTATTGGCTGCTAAAGGGTGGCATGTGCATCCGCTTATTCACAGTATTAATCCTTACGGACCTATTGGTTTTGGTACGGCGCCGGGAATCGAATCTCTTCAGCAAGCTGGTAATTATGGTAATGTAGGAAGGCTGCCAAATCCAGGACGTAATATCGTTCTTCGGGAAGGGATGTGCTTTGCATTTGAACCTAATTGTGCCTTTGGAAATTATCTTGCCAATATCGGAGGAACTGTGATTGTAGGGAGAGATAAAGGAATAGAGCTTAATTCTAATTCGACATTTCTAATGCGGGCAGATTATTAG
- a CDS encoding AraC family transcriptional regulator yields MYDKTQIDNYNIPFVASEFGIKTITGIAINKSPDDVRKHLTKHPHFVDGFICAICIQGEARLRINFQEQELNPGTIMIILPDTMLEPLNISNDLHIDTLFFSYELMSDEPLINEFDIFQKIRSFPCIKPKEADIEIFKDYHSFISKLFFRDNDPDKYKKLRYLVLALVNEIKSVYTSEQPSGKAYQKPESLADRFLKLLFMYYKQERSVNFYADKICLTPRYFTTEIRKSTGKPALIWINEVVTAHAKSLLITQKRTVTEIAEELNFTDASMFCRFFKRHTGLTPSEYRQTIR; encoded by the coding sequence ATGTACGACAAGACACAGATTGACAATTACAACATTCCTTTTGTTGCATCGGAATTCGGAATTAAAACTATTACAGGAATAGCTATAAACAAATCTCCTGATGATGTACGAAAGCACCTGACAAAACATCCACATTTTGTAGATGGTTTTATCTGTGCAATATGCATACAGGGGGAAGCCAGGCTAAGAATAAATTTTCAGGAACAGGAGTTAAATCCGGGTACTATTATGATTATTCTGCCTGACACAATGCTGGAGCCTTTAAATATTTCAAATGATTTGCATATTGACACCTTATTTTTCTCTTATGAACTGATGTCGGATGAACCTCTGATAAATGAGTTTGATATTTTTCAAAAAATCAGATCTTTTCCATGCATAAAACCAAAAGAGGCAGATATTGAAATCTTCAAAGATTATCATTCTTTTATAAGCAAATTGTTCTTCAGAGATAACGATCCTGATAAATATAAAAAACTAAGGTATCTGGTTCTGGCCTTGGTAAATGAAATTAAATCAGTATACACCTCTGAACAGCCATCGGGTAAGGCATATCAAAAACCTGAATCATTAGCAGACCGTTTTCTAAAGCTACTTTTCATGTACTATAAACAAGAACGCAGCGTTAATTTTTATGCAGATAAAATATGCTTAACACCCAGATATTTTACTACTGAAATTAGAAAAAGTACCGGAAAACCTGCTCTTATATGGATCAATGAAGTCGTTACTGCACATGCCAAATCATTGCTGATTACTCAAAAGAGAACGGTCACAGAAATCGCAGAAGAGCTAAATTTCACCGATGCATCCATGTTTTGTAGATTCTTTAAGCGGCATACAGGTCTTACCCCCTCAGAATACAGGCAGACTATTCGTTAA
- a CDS encoding GLPGLI family protein produces the protein MMTIKKLLLLSFSVLFLSISAQLRTFVYEVKYKGNPDKDSIITLKMNLDVMDKQSVFRTDKQKETDSIFSNTGRWTWFDTGFGNQLYISKNLKTKETFKNVQNARELYAIPIKENLLWKILPDKDKAGEFAVQKATTNYGGRNWTAWFATEIPILDGPHVFSGLPGLIVKIEDEKKDYQFALTEIKKSGRQLFQRGKGLILTWAQFQKLAKDYYNDPFKEYKAGQSKLRVVDEHGNVLPIDYKDMTLSEQKQIRETNNPVELNYKISYP, from the coding sequence ATGATGACCATTAAAAAACTATTATTACTATCTTTTTCTGTATTGTTTCTGAGTATTTCCGCCCAACTCAGAACGTTTGTTTATGAAGTCAAATACAAGGGCAATCCGGATAAAGATAGTATCATAACTCTGAAAATGAATCTGGATGTTATGGATAAGCAATCAGTTTTCAGAACCGATAAGCAAAAAGAAACTGATTCGATTTTTTCAAATACAGGAAGATGGACATGGTTTGATACAGGATTTGGGAATCAGCTATATATCTCTAAAAATCTGAAAACGAAAGAAACCTTTAAAAATGTGCAGAATGCAAGAGAGCTTTATGCCATCCCAATAAAAGAAAATCTACTGTGGAAGATATTGCCTGATAAAGACAAAGCAGGAGAATTTGCTGTGCAAAAAGCTACTACCAATTATGGAGGCAGGAACTGGACGGCATGGTTCGCAACAGAAATTCCGATTTTAGACGGACCACATGTCTTTAGTGGTCTTCCCGGACTTATTGTAAAAATAGAAGATGAAAAGAAAGATTACCAGTTTGCACTTACAGAAATTAAAAAAAGTGGAAGACAACTTTTCCAAAGAGGAAAAGGTCTTATCTTGACATGGGCACAGTTTCAGAAACTGGCAAAAGATTATTACAATGATCCTTTCAAAGAATATAAAGCCGGACAATCGAAACTAAGAGTAGTTGATGAACATGGTAATGTACTGCCAATTGATTATAAAGACATGACTTTATCCGAGCAGAAACAAATAAGAGAAACAAATAATCCTGTAGAGCTCAATTATAAAATTAGTTATCCATAG
- a CDS encoding GLPGLI family protein, whose translation MATLCLFAQNKTFVYQLDYRYSDKKDDKKKETFTLDIVNQQSVFRTEDERMSDSLLSSGKYGFGMGSNMESQIYVMKNLNVNEIKKSYKTHLRDYYYVKVDEKMNWKILPDKDKIGDFEVQKAEVNYGGRNWAAWFTTEIPIPEGPYVFNGLPGLIVKVKDNKGDYDFTLKAIRKNKGNLFFRKRGLEMSYPTFKKLMMDYYNDPYAEIKSKGVGVWKDDGFGNPVKATYSEMTPGVQKNIRETNNPIELNYKNDYK comes from the coding sequence TTGGCAACGCTATGCCTCTTCGCACAGAATAAAACCTTTGTTTATCAACTGGATTACAGATACAGTGATAAGAAGGATGACAAAAAGAAAGAAACATTTACACTTGATATTGTAAACCAGCAATCTGTTTTCAGGACTGAAGATGAAAGGATGTCTGACTCTCTTCTGTCAAGTGGTAAGTATGGCTTTGGTATGGGGTCTAATATGGAAAGTCAGATTTATGTTATGAAAAATCTCAATGTAAATGAGATTAAAAAAAGCTATAAGACTCATCTTAGAGACTATTATTATGTAAAAGTAGACGAGAAAATGAACTGGAAAATTCTACCAGATAAGGATAAAATCGGAGATTTTGAAGTACAGAAAGCTGAGGTTAACTATGGTGGAAGAAACTGGGCAGCATGGTTTACCACTGAAATTCCGATTCCAGAGGGTCCATATGTTTTTAATGGATTACCAGGATTAATAGTAAAGGTAAAAGATAACAAAGGTGATTACGATTTTACACTAAAGGCTATAAGAAAGAATAAAGGAAATCTCTTTTTTAGAAAAAGAGGGCTGGAGATGAGTTATCCAACATTTAAAAAACTAATGATGGATTATTATAACGATCCGTATGCAGAAATAAAGTCAAAAGGGGTTGGAGTTTGGAAAGATGATGGCTTTGGAAATCCTGTAAAAGCAACTTATAGCGAAATGACTCCCGGGGTACAAAAAAACATAAGAGAAACGAATAATCCTATAGAGCTCAATTATAAAAACGATTACAAATAA
- a CDS encoding MBL fold metallo-hydrolase, translating into MLHIQIFPFNPFSENTYIIYNDQKQAWIIDPGNVHPKETEALQSFIADNGLKVEKILLTHAHIDHILGLQWAHDTYKVPVYLHPDEEEILKMGNLSAQRFGFDFENFNGDLKFLNEGDELKLGDEVFHIYFTPGHSPGSISYHNPNGKFIVSGDVLFEGSIGRTDLFKANFDQLIDSIKTKLLVLPEDTEVFSGHGNPTKIGFEKEHNPFLK; encoded by the coding sequence ATGCTGCATATACAGATTTTTCCTTTTAATCCTTTTTCTGAGAATACTTACATCATATACAATGATCAGAAACAAGCATGGATTATAGATCCGGGAAATGTTCATCCAAAAGAAACGGAAGCCCTGCAATCTTTTATTGCCGATAATGGATTGAAAGTTGAAAAGATATTACTAACCCACGCCCACATTGATCACATTCTGGGACTACAGTGGGCACACGACACTTATAAAGTTCCTGTATATCTCCATCCGGATGAAGAAGAAATTCTGAAAATGGGTAATCTTTCCGCACAACGTTTTGGATTCGATTTCGAGAATTTTAATGGGGATCTAAAATTCCTTAATGAAGGTGATGAATTAAAATTAGGTGATGAAGTATTTCATATTTATTTCACTCCGGGACATTCACCAGGAAGCATCAGCTATCATAATCCGAACGGCAAGTTCATTGTTTCCGGAGACGTTTTATTTGAAGGAAGTATTGGACGGACAGATCTGTTCAAAGCCAACTTTGATCAGTTGATCGATAGTATTAAAACTAAACTTCTGGTTCTTCCAGAAGACACGGAAGTTTTCTCAGGACACGGAAATCCTACTAAAATAGGATTTGAGAAAGAACATAATCCATTTTTAAAATAA
- a CDS encoding DinB family protein: MSIKDGILIENQREADNTRRIIERLKDENASWKPHQKSMSALQLASHIVELHLWLKTALERDNFNFHTDYVPLKAASFAELQDILAKGVENNINFVNSTDENFWLQTYTLKAGDHVITTLPRIGALRFIINNHLIHHRGQLSLYLRMLDIPVPGLYGPSADEA, encoded by the coding sequence ATGAGCATTAAAGACGGAATCCTTATTGAAAATCAAAGAGAGGCAGATAATACTCGAAGAATTATCGAGAGACTTAAAGATGAAAATGCCTCCTGGAAACCCCATCAAAAATCGATGTCTGCATTACAACTGGCTTCCCACATTGTAGAATTGCATTTATGGCTAAAAACCGCCTTAGAAAGAGACAACTTTAATTTCCATACAGATTATGTTCCGTTAAAGGCAGCATCCTTCGCAGAGCTACAGGATATTCTTGCAAAAGGAGTAGAAAACAATATCAATTTTGTTAACAGTACTGATGAAAATTTCTGGCTGCAAACTTATACACTAAAAGCCGGAGATCATGTTATCACTACACTTCCTAGAATTGGAGCATTACGTTTTATCATCAACAATCACCTGATCCATCACAGAGGACAGCTGAGCTTATATCTAAGAATGCTGGACATTCCTGTTCCCGGACTATACGGACCGTCTGCTGACGAAGCATAA
- a CDS encoding MarR family winged helix-turn-helix transcriptional regulator — protein sequence MISTELLLLVNINKLQSVIARKFDSLSVHGLGFNDFVILYILNSSVESKTRRIDLADKIGLTASGVTRLLNPLEKTGLVTRETNERDARVSYVVITSTGKKILEEAQITAENITKEILSSKKGKSLKAVTEFLFELGGNIQ from the coding sequence ATGATAAGTACCGAATTATTACTTTTAGTCAACATCAATAAACTGCAGTCGGTTATTGCCAGAAAATTTGATTCTCTTAGTGTACATGGGCTAGGGTTCAATGATTTTGTCATTTTGTATATCCTCAATTCTTCTGTTGAAAGCAAAACGCGCAGAATTGATCTGGCTGACAAAATTGGTCTTACAGCTTCCGGCGTAACCCGCCTGTTAAATCCTTTGGAAAAAACAGGGCTTGTAACAAGGGAAACAAATGAAAGAGATGCCAGAGTAAGCTATGTTGTAATAACTTCTACCGGGAAAAAAATATTAGAAGAAGCCCAAATAACAGCTGAGAATATTACCAAAGAGATTCTTTCATCGAAGAAAGGAAAGTCTCTAAAGGCCGTTACCGAATTTTTATTCGAATTGGGTGGAAACATACAATAA
- a CDS encoding GIY-YIG nuclease family protein, with product MKNALKQELREKAKAHKITMGVLSIRNNITEKQYVQSSLNMEALVNKIKFLLNGRLFTNPQLQNDWTEQGSENFTFEFVTVIHPQDNKYINYRQEIMRAEKAYLDSIDTEIY from the coding sequence ATGAAAAATGCATTAAAACAAGAATTAAGGGAAAAAGCAAAAGCCCATAAAATAACCATGGGAGTCCTTAGTATAAGAAATAATATAACAGAAAAACAATATGTTCAGAGCTCTCTGAATATGGAAGCTCTAGTCAATAAAATTAAGTTCTTGCTTAATGGCAGACTATTTACGAATCCTCAACTGCAAAATGACTGGACTGAACAAGGAAGCGAAAACTTCACTTTTGAATTTGTAACTGTCATCCACCCTCAGGACAATAAGTATATCAATTATCGTCAGGAAATAATGAGAGCCGAAAAGGCTTACCTTGACAGTATTGATACAGAAATATACTAA
- a CDS encoding thioredoxin family protein: MATTPSNMLALGTKAPYFELENPLTETSENLEELKGKKGTLVVFMSNHCPFVQHVIDKVVELHEDYQAEGIQVIGINANDLEQSPEDSPEKMLDFIKERNITFPYLYDESQAIAKAYQAACTPDFYLFDDKLDLVYRGQMDESRPGNQKEVTGEDLIIAFENLLADQPQEEFQIPSVGCGIKWK; encoded by the coding sequence ATGGCAACAACACCTTCTAATATGCTGGCTTTAGGAACTAAAGCACCTTATTTTGAACTAGAAAATCCTCTGACAGAAACTTCCGAGAATCTTGAAGAACTAAAGGGCAAGAAAGGAACTTTGGTTGTATTCATGAGTAACCATTGTCCATTTGTACAACATGTAATTGATAAAGTAGTTGAATTGCATGAAGATTACCAAGCTGAAGGAATTCAGGTGATAGGTATCAATGCAAATGATCTGGAACAGTCTCCTGAAGATTCACCAGAAAAAATGCTGGACTTCATTAAAGAAAGAAATATTACATTTCCGTATTTGTATGATGAGAGCCAGGCAATCGCTAAAGCTTATCAGGCAGCTTGTACTCCGGATTTTTATTTGTTCGATGACAAACTGGATTTGGTATACAGAGGACAAATGGACGAGTCTCGCCCAGGAAATCAGAAGGAGGTTACCGGTGAAGATCTGATTATTGCATTTGAGAACTTACTGGCTGATCAGCCACAGGAAGAATTTCAGATACCAAGTGTAGGATGTGGTATTAAGTGGAAATAA
- a CDS encoding TetR/AcrR family transcriptional regulator: protein MGVHERRQREKESVRANILQAAFNLAKTEGWASLSMRKIADAIEYSAPVVYDHFENKDAILFEISLQGFKLLQRDLIKAQKKYETPEEQLTALVNAYWDFAFKNKEYYQLMFGLGMQCCGKGQMKDEFSLFQQMIYDCTYRIIEKNGSNTEEACHKSHALFSAVHGMISIMMMRNADIPETMNKSTFDEAVVSFIKSL, encoded by the coding sequence ATGGGAGTACATGAACGTAGACAGCGGGAAAAGGAATCGGTGCGTGCAAACATTTTGCAGGCGGCATTCAATCTGGCCAAAACGGAAGGATGGGCATCACTCTCTATGAGAAAAATAGCAGATGCCATAGAATATAGCGCTCCGGTAGTATATGATCATTTTGAAAATAAGGATGCCATCCTCTTTGAAATTTCTCTTCAGGGATTTAAACTCTTACAAAGAGACTTAATAAAAGCCCAAAAGAAATATGAAACCCCGGAAGAACAACTAACCGCTTTAGTAAATGCATACTGGGATTTTGCATTTAAAAATAAAGAGTATTATCAGCTCATGTTCGGATTGGGAATGCAGTGTTGTGGTAAAGGCCAGATGAAAGACGAGTTTTCGCTTTTCCAGCAGATGATTTACGACTGTACTTATAGAATTATTGAGAAAAACGGTTCCAATACAGAGGAAGCTTGTCATAAATCTCATGCCCTATTCTCTGCAGTACACGGAATGATTTCTATTATGATGATGCGTAATGCAGATATACCAGAAACAATGAACAAATCTACTTTTGATGAGGCAGTTGTTTCTTTTATTAAATCTTTGTAA